The DNA window ATTTTTATATGTGTTTATTGGCAGTACATTGTCTGTTCTCACAATCAGCGGGAACCTTCTGGTAATCACCTCCATCGTCTACTTCAGACAGCTCCACACTCCAACAAACTACCTGATCCTCTCTCTGGCCTTGGCCGACCTGCTTGTCGGGGCTTTAGTTTTGCAGTTCAACTTGGCTATGTTTGTGCAGTCCTGTTTGTATTTTGGGGATTTACTTTGTAAAATGCGGCGCAGCTTGGACATTTCACTGGTAATGACGTCGATCAGTAACTTGTGCTGTATTTCCATAGACAGATACTATGCAGTGTGTCAGCCTCTGTCCTACAGAACTAAGATGAATGGAAGGGTTGTTCTGATCATGATACTGGTGAGTTGGACTGCCTCTGGTCTGTCTGGATTTGGAACCGTATTTGTAGAACTTAAAAACATAGTCTGTGAAGGTCGATGTTTCGTATTTCATATGCCAAATTCAGATATATTTGGCTCTGTTGTCGTGTTTTACCTCCCAGTTTTCATAATGCTGTGTATCTACCTAAAGATTTTCATTGTGGCACAGAGACAGGCGCGCAGCATCCACAACACGAAATGTCGTAGCACAAAGTCTGGAGCAGCTGTCAGTAAGATGGAGAAGAA is part of the Limanda limanda chromosome 18, fLimLim1.1, whole genome shotgun sequence genome and encodes:
- the LOC133024772 gene encoding trace amine-associated receptor 1-like — protein: MEPEFIINKTGNGNTLSVLTISGNLLVITSIVYFRQLHTPTNYLILSLALADLLVGALVLQFNLAMFVQSCLYFGDLLYRYYAVCQPLSYRTKMNGRVVLIMILVSWTASGLSGFGTVFVELKNIVCEGRCFVFHMPNSDIFGSVVVFYLPVFIMLCIYLKIFIVAQRQARSIHNTKCRSTKSGAAVSKMEKKATKTLATVMGVFLFCWTPFFLYLTFNPVTNYSIPLYLVEAVTWLGWSNSMLNPFVYAFFYRWFRAAFRIIISGKILSGDFRNSKLF